A genomic region of Glycine max cultivar Williams 82 chromosome 15, Glycine_max_v4.0, whole genome shotgun sequence contains the following coding sequences:
- the LOC100783216 gene encoding protein phosphatase 1 regulatory inhibitor subunit PPP1R8 homolog — translation MYGRASSGLDRFKKAQSLEPFSVSVNSSSRNGAQPSTKVVDPSSALPPLSQASANQPQQHASQKTVGVEAAPLLGQNQQATQVGGGQSTWQPPDWAIEPRPGVFYLEVLKDGQVLDQINLDRRRNIFGRQIQTCDFVLDHQSVSRQHAAVIPHKNGSIYVIDLGSAHGTFVANERLTKDSPVELEVGQSLRFAASTRAYILRKNDAALFPRPPPPTEINFPPPPDPSDEEAVVAYNTLLNRYGINKADLVSKPGESGSSVSGKNKDYQSERPAKRIRKTRVAFRDQVGGELVEVVGISDGADVETEPGPVGVKEGSLVGKYESLVQITVIPKGKEQSSVKEADSSPKGVTDKLQEVLKKIKTPVKTGIYDDLYGESLSVKVGSSWAYSPALGTGERAPDKEDGAGSGKSESNPNAVDGDDDDLFG, via the exons ATGTATGGAAGGGCATCATCAGGTCTTGATAGGTTTAAGAAGGCTCAGAGCTTGGAACCATTCTCTGTTTCTGTCAACTCTTCTTCCAGAAATGGTGCCCAACCCTCTACTAAAGTAGTTGACCCTTCCTCTGCTTTGCCTCCGCTGTCTCAGGCTTCTGCCAACCAACCCCAACAACATGCTTCTCAGAAGACTGTAGGAGTGGAGGCGGCTCCATTGTTGGGGCAGAATCAGCAGGCGACTCAGGTTGGGGGAGGGCAGTCGACGTGGCAGCCGCCGGATTGGGCGATCGAGCCACGGCCAGGTGTTTTTTACCTGGAGGTTTTGAAGGATGGCCAGGTGCTAGACCAGATTAATCTGGACAGACGGAGGAATATCTTTGGGAGGCAAATCCAGACCTGTGATTTTGTGCTTGATCATCAATCTGTCTCTCGCCAACATGCTGCAGTTATTCCTCACAAGAATGGGAG caTATATGTAATTGATTTGGGATCTGCACATGGTACATTTGTTGCAAATGAGCGGTTGACCAAGGATTCGCCAGTTGAGCTTGAAGTGGGACAATCGTTGCGATTTGCTGCATCAACAAGAGCGTACATATTAAGAAAGAATGATGCAGCTCTTTTCCCTCGGCCTCCACCACCAACAGAGATTAATTTCCCACCGCCTCCTGACCCATCTGATGAAGAAGCTGTTGTAGCGTATAATACGCTACTGAATCGTTATGGCATCAACAAAGCTGATCTGGTGTCCAAACCTGGTGAGTCTGGTAGTTCAGTAAGTGGCAAAAATAAAGATTACCAATCTGAAAGACCAGCTAAGAGAATTAGGAAAACAAGAGTTGCCTTCAGGGATCAAGTTGGGGGAGAGTTAGTTGAGGTTGTTGGAATTTCAGATGGTGCAGATGTAGAAACAGAACCTGGTCCAGTTGGTGTTAAAGAAGGAAGTTTAGTTGGTAAATATGAATCTCTTGTACAGATTACTGTAATACCAAAGGGGAAAGAGCAGTCCTCTGTCAAGGAGGCAGATTCATCCCCAAAAGGTGTGACTGATAAACTACAAGAAGTCTTGAAAAAGATCAAAACCCCAGTCAAAACTGGGATTTATGATGACCTATATGGAGAATCATTATCTGTCAAAGTTGGATCTTCCTGGGCATATTCACCTGCACTCGGAACTGGTGAACGGGCTCCAGATAAGGAGGATGGTGCGGGGAGCGGAAAGTCAGAGAGTAATCCTAATGCTGTTGATGGAGACGATGATGATTTGTTTGGGTGA